In the Osmia bicornis bicornis chromosome 6, iOsmBic2.1, whole genome shotgun sequence genome, TCGACTTTCCTTTGGTaagttttatattaaaactaatTAATTCAATTGGGTGTTgcttaaaattatatttattttgcgTGTACAATAATTCAAGCGTCGTCGTTTCATTCATAATAAACGAACGTTTCTTTATTTGCTGACAATTCGagtaatttttgttaaataaaattctacaatttttattactgtGCTTAATTGAAGACATCGTGTTGCAGGCTAGCGTGGTACAACGAGAGGAAAGGAGTACAGACGCGCGAAATACCGGAAGAGGATTCGAGCGAGCAGGCTTACTTCGTCTACGCGATAATACTCTCCGTCGTTACAGTAAGGAATTAACCAGTATGAAATTCTCGTGAAATAATTGAAGAGTATTTTAACAATGCATGcgatataaataaaacaatgaaaTGGGAATTACATAGAAAGTTCCTACTATCAGCTAAGTACAGAAATATGAATAGGTACTTCGGTGAAACtgaaatgttaataatatatacagtttctatttcttcatatgataaataaatattactaCTTGCTCGGTTAATATTTCATGAGAATTTCGACGTCGACAAATTGCCTTATTCGAACGATAATATCTTCCTGTATCGTTCAATAATCGACATTCTACCATATCCATTTGACAGTATATTTAACGAAGCAATATTGACGTTATTGATCGCATGTAATTTGCAGGTCATCACACTTCTGATCATATTGGTGATGAGAAAAAGAATCGCCTTGGTGATGCAGCTGTTCCGCGAGGCAGGAAAAGCTGTTTACGCGATGCCAGCCTTGTTACTTCAACCTATATACgtaaatatttgataacaaaACGATGCATGGGTATATAGAGTAAGCCAACAAGTTCAGCATACCTGAAGGAAGCGTCTTATCTTTCGTTATTTTTCGAGGGGTGAAAAACAGTATCTTCCAAAAACTAACTTGGGAAAGCAATACTATTCATAGCAATTGCTCTCTATATTCTAAATTTCAAAGTTACCTGTACTGCCATTTCccaaatttttacttttttcatttctgctttTGTTagataaaaagtataaaattgaatttaaattatcgCTATCTTCAAAGTCTCCTGACTAAGAGTTAAATCGTtacaattttgtattatacatttattttgaatttgcaaattataatagattaaattgtatttcagACATACTTGTTAATCGGTTTCACCGTCTGTGCCTGGATCTACTGTGCGATGTGGATAGAAAGCGCGGGAAACATCTACAAGAACCGAAAGAACCATATCCATTTCAGAAAGGATGCTTTATTAATAGTAAGAAAATGAAGTTTTCGGTAGAAACTTTACGTGAATCGACACGATAATGGGataatacttttaattatattacagaCGACTAGATggtacaatttatttttcttcttcgtcacCTGCGAGTTCCTCCTGGGTTGCCAACACATGGTGGTCGCGTTGGCTGTTGCACGTTGGTTCTTTACCAGGTGACACTTTGATCGATATCTCACTTTGAATATGAATTGCTTTCTGAACACACCATGCGAATTTCCATTTTGCGTGCAATTTATAGCTGCATTGttattcttgaataatttTCTCATCTTCGTGGGGAAAATTAAGATAATCTTAAAATTGTCTTGGACTATTTTAACTAATTATTATAGCTGCGTACATTGTGCAGTGGTAATAGAGAAAATTGCATTATTATAAcgcgattaattaaaatttattaggTTTATAGGCTTTTAAGTTTTATATCGACGCGTATTTTAAAATTGGTGTCAGCAGTGCCATCTTACAGAGAGCGGCAAAACTTAGGAAATAGAAGATcgcttttatttataaaataaccgATTCTTGAGCTCTACTGGCGCATCAAAAATATTCTTTGATCATGATACAACTTATATAATGTCTTCACAGATGATTTAAGAAGTTAGAATAAATAACTTTTTATAAAATGCATTTCGCGCTCACTGTGACGgtctttttgaattattttgaagaatatgaatttaaaacaaatctTAGTTCTATTATCTGAATGGTATTATGATTTTAGAATCTATAGGTTTTAACACTACGCAAAAATtacttattttatataaaaagaaatagattTTCTATTGCATTAGTTCTTTCACTTACTGCTAAATGTCGCTAGTGGCACTTTCAAATGGCGCATtgattcaaaatttaaaaactaaCAACTCTATACcctaaaaaaaattcatttaatattttttctttaaattacaaaatcttTAGAATCAACCAACATTACCCTTCCctattttctttgaaataaattcatatcTAATTCGGCATGGTATTTACAGAAAGCAATTCAAACGCAAGGTAATTATAAATCACGTCAGCTAAATGTTTATGAACAGGGACAAAAAGCAACTTTCCCTGACTGTAACTCGTGGCTTTTGTTACCTGGTGCGCTATCACCTGGGCACCGTTGCATTTGGCGCGCTGATAATTGGCATAGTCCGACTGATAAGGGCGATAATTAACTTCGTTCAGAACCGCCTGAAGCGTTACGATAACGACCTCGTGCGAGGGATATTATGGTGTTGTCAGTGTTGCTTTTGGTGTTTCGAATGCGCTTTGAAATTTCTCACCAGGAACGCTTACATCGAGACAggtattcaatttaaaattaaatcgtACATTCTCATCTTGAATTTAGAAACTCAAGAAACCTATGCAAAATgtattacaatattattttccaTTAATTTCATGCTAATTATTTTCAGCCATTTACGGATGCAATTTCTGCGTGGGAGGAAAGAAAGCCTTCCAGGCCTTATCGAGCAATATTTTAAGAGTAGCTGCGATTAACAGTGTCGGagatttcgttttatttttaggGAAGGTCCTAGTGGTTACCTTAACAGTCGTCTCAGGAATCTATCTAATACAGGTACGTTTATTGTCTTATCAGAACACTTTCTATCCAATGTAGATCCGTTAATTATCCTGTATGTTTAGAAGAA is a window encoding:
- the LOC114876858 gene encoding choline transporter-like protein 1 — protein: MGCCGCADEPSSKVEPTTPENEGISTRHSEHVFVTDRSCTDILILILVIGLAIGYGFLVRNAVEKGDVFRVINGYDNCGNVCGRVTKGETDPEFQCKGKDMTNMRYLLMTMDANGVKSRNCVANCSDQHVSFLNRCVPKEYSETATSLIRKLGLDNFYREASRDLSVAWRELIYLLLIALAISVGILIAFRYMVQWVVYIVLIGVILACIGGSTFLWLAWYNERKGVQTREIPEEDSSEQAYFVYAIILSVVTVITLLIILVMRKRIALVMQLFREAGKAVYAMPALLLQPIYTYLLIGFTVCAWIYCAMWIESAGNIYKNRKNHIHFRKDALLITTRWYNLFFFFVTCEFLLGCQHMVVALAVARWFFTRDKKQLSLTVTRGFCYLVRYHLGTVAFGALIIGIVRLIRAIINFVQNRLKRYDNDLVRGILWCCQCCFWCFECALKFLTRNAYIETAIYGCNFCVGGKKAFQALSSNILRVAAINSVGDFVLFLGKVLVVTLTVVSGIYLIQKKEGLHYPWVPIALAGVFAFLVAHCFISIYEMIIDTIFLCFCEDCEKNDGISRPYFMSRGLMEFVENSKKALHHLDHQAAHT